A genomic region of Halobacteriovorax sp. DA5 contains the following coding sequences:
- a CDS encoding NAD-dependent epimerase/dehydratase family protein — MNNKRSILIIGASGGLANILCGILAKRMPDARIIGIDSRKMKNEVDFDNYTFHRMRYTRRNFEKLFRENRFESIYQIGRITPPGGSAEERLSFSLVNTSKVLELAEKYLIKKFIMLSTYHVYGAQPDNPVFINEDYPLKVSIKHPELRDVTEIDALCTNWMWKNRENIETVVLRPCNIIGPQIDNTISRYLTSNMTPVPIDFNPMMQFIHEYDMANILFQALDKIPTGVYNVAPSETISLQEAKKITGTRDIPFPVFTLEVLSKAIRKIWPFPSYFIDFVMYSCIIDNTKIHQYIPEDIYQYNCRKTLSLIRKG; from the coding sequence ATGAATAATAAACGCTCTATCTTAATCATTGGTGCTTCAGGAGGGCTAGCAAATATTCTATGTGGAATTCTAGCAAAGCGTATGCCTGATGCAAGAATCATTGGAATTGATTCTCGAAAGATGAAAAACGAAGTTGATTTCGATAATTATACATTTCATCGTATGCGATATACACGACGAAATTTTGAAAAGCTCTTTCGTGAAAATAGATTTGAATCGATCTATCAAATAGGAAGGATTACTCCTCCCGGAGGAAGTGCCGAGGAACGCCTAAGTTTCAGTCTTGTTAATACCAGTAAAGTATTGGAGCTCGCGGAAAAGTATTTAATTAAAAAGTTTATCATGCTTTCTACCTATCACGTTTACGGGGCACAACCAGACAATCCTGTATTTATAAATGAAGACTATCCACTAAAAGTTAGTATTAAGCACCCTGAGCTACGTGATGTGACAGAGATAGACGCTCTATGTACTAACTGGATGTGGAAAAATAGAGAAAATATCGAAACAGTTGTTCTACGTCCTTGTAATATTATAGGACCTCAAATTGATAACACCATCTCTCGATATTTAACTTCTAATATGACTCCTGTGCCAATTGATTTTAATCCTATGATGCAATTTATCCATGAATACGATATGGCAAATATTTTATTTCAAGCATTAGATAAAATTCCAACAGGTGTCTACAATGTTGCTCCAAGTGAAACGATATCACTTCAAGAGGCAAAGAAGATTACAGGTACAAGGGATATTCCATTTCCAGTTTTCACATTAGAAGTTCTTTCAAAAGCGATCAGAAAGATCTGGCCGTTCCCGAGTTATTTCATCGATTTCGTTATGTATTCATGTATTATTGATAACACGAAAATACATCAATATATTCCGGAAGATATTTACCAATATAATTGTAGAAAAACCCTCTCGTTAATACGAAAGGGTTAG
- the yihA gene encoding ribosome biogenesis GTP-binding protein YihA/YsxC, whose amino-acid sequence MEYKIAKGTTQFKYGMTDVNQLIEWLNAEKPIGVSFIGRSNAGKSSTINSLFGKSTAVTSKTPGRTRQVNIFSFQLEKEGKVVDNLPPFYLFDLPGYGHAKVSKEIHAHWANLMDEFFKNCGEQNLMLNLQDARHPNQKADLVFRDYLSPFGHEAFLLFNKLDKLKTQKERAALNKLKPAIFKEHKWVTQIHFISALKGQGVPQLENAIINYLLLQNELENNQRD is encoded by the coding sequence ATGGAATATAAAATCGCCAAAGGTACAACTCAATTCAAATACGGAATGACAGATGTGAACCAACTAATTGAATGGTTAAATGCAGAAAAACCGATTGGTGTAAGTTTCATTGGCCGCTCAAATGCGGGTAAATCTTCAACAATTAACTCTTTATTTGGAAAAAGTACTGCTGTTACTTCAAAGACACCAGGACGTACACGCCAAGTAAATATCTTCTCATTTCAATTAGAGAAAGAAGGTAAAGTTGTCGATAATCTTCCACCTTTCTATCTATTTGACCTTCCTGGTTACGGACATGCTAAGGTTTCAAAAGAAATTCATGCTCATTGGGCAAATCTAATGGATGAATTTTTTAAGAACTGTGGTGAACAAAACCTTATGCTTAATCTTCAAGATGCTCGTCACCCAAATCAAAAAGCTGACTTAGTCTTTAGAGATTACCTAAGCCCATTTGGTCATGAAGCATTTCTTCTATTTAATAAACTTGATAAGCTTAAGACTCAAAAAGAAAGAGCGGCACTTAACAAGCTAAAGCCTGCTATCTTTAAAGAACATAAGTGGGTAACTCAAATTCACTTTATTTCGGCCCTAAAAGGACAAGGGGTTCCGCAATTAGAAAATGCCATTATCAATTACCTTTTATTACAAAATGAGCTAGAGAATAACCAAAGAGACTAA
- a CDS encoding PEGA domain-containing protein: MKKIILAIFILQSSYASDWFEETVKEDKDYKYYVGISDKQKSLSDAMAEAYQNAVTEAVKDNFGFNQKITESYFQSISSTEFNSSSGLETEEINLRGIGPTKQSIQKKNDHYLVYREIRYKKSEIKKELARLLKIKKNPKITEYGNSKIDGKIKIHTIPTNAQITLIPVERSLQTISGTSNALFHTPIGKYHIIILKDGYEDVSKENIIISSASELTFNLKPKTSIINIETNTPNPTFYVEGIKRRLPLALPISQKFQIRIEDPNYHSSTIDYKVEDKKFTSLNVDLIPKSSSFSIISTPTNSNVYIDNKFIGNTPITGQDIIPGAHTLKVTHQDYIEHTQTLEVLPNQNSSPIHIKLQDDPYLNLSKGVGFDIGLLTSLPYKSSTNKINTYIGFNYNRSINSWFWLRTDYTFSFHGNENKSSEEGGDYSSHQISIGPQFQFSKNIYLKYQVGYGIFNHEFEKNQYHKGNGVFSTVSIGLQRTNLTKSKKGSFSYGIDLGIEKYHYIKSIDNLEPKPYGKIGGFLHLSF, translated from the coding sequence ATGAAAAAAATTATCCTTGCCATATTTATTTTACAGTCTTCTTATGCAAGTGATTGGTTTGAGGAGACTGTAAAGGAAGATAAAGATTATAAATACTATGTCGGTATTTCAGACAAGCAAAAAAGCTTGTCTGATGCTATGGCAGAAGCCTATCAAAACGCCGTAACAGAAGCGGTGAAAGACAATTTTGGTTTTAATCAAAAAATAACTGAATCTTATTTTCAATCAATTAGCTCTACTGAGTTCAATTCAAGCTCAGGTTTAGAAACAGAAGAAATAAATCTGAGAGGTATTGGACCAACAAAACAAAGTATTCAAAAGAAAAATGACCATTATTTAGTTTATAGAGAAATTAGATATAAAAAATCTGAAATAAAAAAGGAATTAGCAAGACTTCTCAAAATCAAAAAAAATCCAAAGATTACAGAATATGGAAATTCAAAGATTGATGGAAAAATAAAAATTCATACGATACCAACTAATGCTCAAATAACTCTTATTCCTGTAGAAAGATCACTACAAACAATTTCAGGTACCAGTAATGCATTATTCCACACTCCCATTGGAAAATATCACATTATCATTCTTAAAGATGGATATGAGGATGTATCAAAAGAGAATATCATTATATCCTCTGCCAGTGAGTTAACATTTAATTTAAAACCTAAAACTAGCATCATTAATATTGAAACAAATACGCCAAATCCAACTTTTTACGTAGAAGGAATAAAAAGAAGGCTACCACTAGCCTTACCCATATCTCAGAAATTTCAGATTAGAATTGAAGACCCTAACTATCATTCATCAACTATAGATTATAAAGTTGAGGATAAAAAATTTACTTCTCTTAATGTTGATCTCATCCCGAAAAGCTCATCCTTTTCAATAATATCAACTCCGACAAATTCTAATGTATATATTGACAATAAGTTTATTGGAAACACTCCTATCACAGGACAGGATATCATACCTGGGGCCCATACTCTAAAAGTTACACATCAAGATTATATAGAACATACACAGACCTTAGAAGTTCTTCCAAATCAAAACTCATCGCCTATACATATTAAACTGCAAGATGATCCATATTTAAACTTAAGTAAAGGGGTTGGTTTTGACATAGGTCTATTGACATCACTCCCATATAAATCATCAACAAATAAGATAAATACGTACATAGGGTTCAACTACAACAGATCAATCAATAGTTGGTTTTGGTTAAGAACTGATTACACATTTTCTTTTCACGGTAATGAAAACAAATCCTCTGAAGAAGGTGGTGATTATAGCTCTCACCAGATATCCATAGGCCCACAATTTCAGTTCAGTAAAAATATTTATCTTAAATATCAGGTTGGGTATGGGATTTTTAATCATGAATTTGAAAAAAATCAATATCATAAAGGAAATGGAGTTTTCTCAACGGTAAGTATTGGCCTGCAAAGAACCAACTTAACTAAGTCGAAAAAGGGGTCATTCTCTTATGGAATTGACCTAGGTATTGAAAAATATCACTACATCAAATCAATAGATAATTTAGAACCTAAACCATATGGAAAAATTGGCGGATTTCTACATTTATCTTTTTAG
- a CDS encoding tyrosine-type recombinase/integrase: MKSIRDHMILRLLHDLGLRASELININIEHISMQNDDWEIKIKGKGQSEYSSIFIPESSKRVISEWLNINSNPIHGPLCISLSNSSKGRRLSRVGLYEIVKSYGKKVGIKTWPHGLRHLSITNAIIAAHEHNMPLESVLSFSRHKSIETLMIYHDKIENNQGKLAEIISHKFKEV, encoded by the coding sequence ATGAAATCAATAAGAGATCACATGATTCTTAGACTCCTACATGATCTAGGGCTTAGAGCAAGTGAGCTAATCAATATAAACATAGAGCATATTTCAATGCAAAATGATGACTGGGAAATAAAAATTAAAGGAAAAGGCCAATCAGAATATAGTTCAATATTCATACCTGAATCATCAAAAAGAGTTATTTCAGAGTGGCTAAACATAAATTCCAATCCAATCCATGGCCCTCTTTGCATTAGTTTATCAAATTCAAGTAAAGGAAGAAGACTTTCAAGAGTTGGCCTCTATGAGATTGTTAAGTCGTATGGAAAAAAAGTTGGCATTAAAACATGGCCACACGGATTGAGACATTTATCCATTACTAATGCCATTATTGCCGCCCATGAACATAATATGCCACTTGAATCAGTATTAAGCTTTTCAAGACACAAGTCTATTGAAACGTTAATGATTTATCATGACAAGATTGAAAACAATCAAGGCAAATTGGCCGAAATCATATCACATAAATTTAAGGAGGTTTAA
- a CDS encoding alkyl sulfatase dimerization domain-containing protein has translation MKVGFLVLILCVISFFVGRGTSFMGSALSTNTLLHDNPMMKSKDKKLSKLDNGALVSKETFDYWKLPQESSKRGSYDKLTTLNLGRGLYTIGSDSIVNSHFIIGNDGVIVYDTGDNEHDASIFYKELRKVTQYPVRAIIYSHEHYSLGAKYFVEEEKRRGNRNIKIIGHPNTNKVMAMTGGVEALHSEVSGVLMARTVEQFNLYLPDKGDDARFKNTVIPNNDGFVPVNTPVRNGQRLTIVGVDMTFYTKDIGTDTSNQVLVHIPSKKAVLNNIMWGWFPNIYSLRGGKYRNPEDWKRSVEFIKKLKPEILMSTHSTSLRGREKIAQRLQSYQDGLSFVLDQTLKGISLGMGPDELRYFVKIPDYLKSEPTLIENYGTVSSMPPRIYTAIFGHFDRDATNLYKLHPDDEAKRIVLAMGGETRVKSLADYAYRDGDYQWSCQLANYLVRINNSNDNNQIKANCLKQIGYRSLATTARSWALSQARKAEGKVAIIKNAPATFVQVRNNASAFVNNYRIRINPGRSQGTDKFIAVNLGYDEKYGLHIRNAVVDFVTDRKMIEKMKDIEVHMNKDTFTKIYNNLGTVDDFIASADIGIEKGTREEVIEAFSNFDIIYDWENDPALNVLKERTLASEEE, from the coding sequence ATGAAAGTTGGATTTCTCGTTTTAATTTTATGTGTTATCTCATTTTTTGTAGGAAGAGGCACATCTTTTATGGGAAGCGCTCTTAGCACTAATACACTACTCCATGATAATCCAATGATGAAGTCGAAGGATAAGAAGTTATCAAAGCTTGATAATGGGGCCCTTGTGTCTAAGGAAACTTTCGATTATTGGAAATTACCGCAGGAAAGTTCAAAGCGTGGTTCATATGATAAATTAACTACTTTAAACTTAGGACGCGGTCTCTATACAATTGGAAGCGATAGTATTGTAAACTCACATTTTATCATTGGTAACGATGGCGTAATCGTCTACGATACAGGCGATAACGAACACGATGCAAGCATCTTTTATAAAGAGTTAAGAAAAGTTACTCAGTATCCTGTTAGAGCAATCATATACTCACATGAACATTATAGTCTTGGTGCAAAGTACTTTGTTGAAGAAGAAAAACGTAGAGGTAATAGAAATATTAAGATAATTGGTCATCCAAATACAAATAAAGTTATGGCGATGACAGGAGGAGTTGAAGCTCTACACTCTGAAGTTAGTGGTGTTTTAATGGCCAGAACAGTTGAGCAATTTAATCTATACCTTCCAGATAAAGGTGATGATGCACGTTTTAAAAATACTGTAATACCTAATAATGATGGCTTTGTTCCTGTAAACACTCCTGTTCGTAATGGACAACGTCTAACAATTGTTGGTGTTGATATGACTTTCTATACTAAAGATATCGGTACAGATACCTCGAATCAAGTTCTCGTCCATATTCCATCTAAAAAGGCGGTACTGAATAATATTATGTGGGGCTGGTTTCCGAATATTTATAGTCTAAGAGGAGGTAAGTATCGTAACCCAGAAGATTGGAAAAGGTCAGTTGAGTTTATAAAAAAACTTAAACCAGAAATCCTTATGAGTACTCATTCTACTAGTCTAAGGGGACGAGAAAAAATAGCACAACGACTTCAAAGTTATCAAGATGGCCTCTCGTTTGTGTTAGATCAAACCTTAAAAGGTATCTCTCTTGGAATGGGTCCTGATGAACTAAGATACTTTGTGAAAATTCCTGATTATTTAAAAAGTGAACCTACATTGATTGAAAATTATGGAACAGTTTCATCAATGCCTCCTCGTATTTATACAGCTATTTTTGGACATTTTGATCGTGATGCAACAAATCTTTATAAGCTTCATCCTGATGATGAAGCGAAGCGAATTGTTCTTGCGATGGGGGGGGAGACACGAGTTAAGTCGCTAGCTGATTATGCATATCGAGACGGAGATTATCAGTGGTCATGTCAGTTAGCTAATTATCTTGTTCGAATTAATAATAGTAATGATAATAATCAAATCAAAGCAAATTGTTTAAAACAAATTGGCTATCGAAGCCTTGCTACAACTGCTCGTAGTTGGGCCTTGAGTCAAGCAAGAAAAGCAGAAGGTAAGGTTGCCATTATTAAAAATGCACCAGCAACCTTTGTACAAGTAAGAAATAATGCAAGTGCGTTTGTTAATAATTATCGCATTAGAATTAATCCCGGACGATCTCAAGGGACTGATAAGTTCATTGCAGTGAATCTCGGTTATGATGAAAAGTATGGCCTACATATAAGAAATGCCGTTGTTGATTTTGTTACAGATAGGAAGATGATTGAGAAGATGAAGGATATTGAAGTGCACATGAACAAAGATACGTTTACAAAGATTTATAATAATTTAGGAACTGTTGATGACTTTATCGCTAGTGCAGATATTGGAATTGAAAAAGGAACGAGAGAAGAAGTTATCGAAGCCTTTTCAAATTTCGATATTATCTATGATTGGGAAAATGATCCGGCCCTGAATGTGCTAAAAGAACGTACGCTGGCCAGTGAAGAAGAATGA
- a CDS encoding primase-helicase family protein, translating to MKAISTFPAMKSADGKMVSISNFDDLKQIITTKQWSHGQFANDHRSKSNFLSTDFIVLDFDEGMTLADAIKEFQDFNCLIGTTQSHQVPKNGNPSCDRFRVVLELSQRIHDAEIYENLYEEFLNRYPQADHLAKDAAKTWRPCKEIIYENENGELIEVDLAKLATPSAKVLNSSKEMSVDLSKIRPTIETSKFLLSGAPDGEWHGALLKAASECARLGLSKEDFSEQIKDKGSYGYLDNNDLRTIDDAYSNNQPSPKHPRLQPRDPFQWITIANSENAKKVIQYFEEDDYFKNYDLVNLNHLLSSKKRAQYMLKNHTDAEFIYNPFTWKKRLTHTNYGSTFNTYLPPFWKKEVIPTQSKLPLIYEEFFKHLVSNDTDSYEYLLDWLSRSLTDRNQTMLVAVGEQGIGKGILGQIIQELHGPTNYSLLGGDRCLTGNFNSKLKDKTLLHFDELRVSGLKSEDQLKLLINSQFECEEKYENAKTVDNWASIYISSNTLDAIPLGEKERRYSFIMMTDIPLRNASFCRDVGKYATELTKSDNIRELAFFLINRTPASKNNVPFRSQWLDHLRSETYNGWEEWFIEEYIPANTHKGMRFEIDKDFKSKIKEQFPNMRGVPGRDKFKDLADRSPGIFRVVKCKKSNKRYIEVLKGKDLNQKLEDDVNDLDQVYSIPH from the coding sequence ATGAAAGCGATAAGCACATTCCCTGCAATGAAGTCAGCAGATGGAAAAATGGTTTCAATCTCAAATTTTGATGATTTAAAACAGATCATCACAACCAAGCAGTGGTCACATGGCCAATTTGCTAACGATCACAGGTCAAAAAGTAATTTCTTATCGACTGACTTTATCGTCTTAGATTTCGATGAAGGTATGACTCTTGCTGATGCAATCAAAGAGTTTCAGGATTTTAACTGTCTTATTGGCACTACACAAAGTCATCAAGTTCCAAAAAATGGAAATCCTTCATGTGATCGTTTTAGAGTCGTCCTTGAACTAAGTCAAAGAATTCACGACGCTGAAATTTACGAAAATCTCTATGAGGAATTTTTAAATAGATATCCTCAGGCTGACCATTTAGCAAAAGATGCGGCTAAGACGTGGAGACCTTGTAAAGAAATTATCTATGAAAATGAGAATGGTGAGCTTATAGAAGTTGATCTGGCTAAATTAGCAACTCCATCAGCAAAGGTGCTAAATAGCTCTAAAGAAATGAGTGTTGATCTCTCAAAGATTAGGCCAACGATAGAAACATCCAAATTCTTGCTTTCAGGTGCCCCAGATGGAGAATGGCATGGTGCCCTTTTAAAAGCAGCTTCTGAATGTGCACGTTTAGGCCTAAGTAAAGAAGATTTTTCAGAGCAAATTAAGGATAAAGGATCTTATGGTTACTTAGATAATAATGACTTAAGAACAATTGATGATGCCTACAGCAATAATCAGCCATCTCCTAAACATCCACGACTACAACCTCGCGATCCATTTCAATGGATTACTATTGCAAACTCCGAAAATGCTAAAAAAGTGATTCAATATTTCGAGGAAGACGATTATTTTAAAAATTACGACTTAGTTAACCTTAATCACTTATTGAGTTCAAAGAAAAGAGCTCAATATATGTTGAAAAACCATACCGATGCGGAGTTTATCTACAATCCGTTTACTTGGAAGAAAAGATTGACGCATACTAATTATGGATCAACATTTAATACTTACCTTCCTCCATTTTGGAAAAAGGAAGTCATACCGACACAGTCTAAGTTGCCCTTAATATATGAAGAGTTCTTCAAGCACCTTGTTAGCAACGATACTGACTCCTACGAGTACTTACTAGACTGGCTCTCACGTTCTTTAACTGATCGCAACCAGACAATGCTTGTCGCTGTAGGTGAGCAAGGTATAGGGAAAGGTATTTTGGGCCAAATCATCCAAGAGCTTCATGGGCCAACCAATTACTCCCTTCTCGGTGGCGATCGCTGCCTAACGGGAAATTTTAATTCTAAACTAAAGGACAAAACCCTGCTTCACTTCGACGAACTGAGAGTATCAGGACTTAAAAGTGAAGATCAGCTTAAGTTACTTATCAACTCGCAATTTGAGTGTGAAGAAAAGTATGAAAATGCAAAAACGGTGGATAATTGGGCATCGATCTATATTTCATCAAATACCTTAGATGCGATCCCTTTGGGTGAAAAAGAGCGGCGATATTCATTTATCATGATGACTGACATACCTCTCAGAAATGCAAGTTTTTGCCGTGATGTAGGGAAGTATGCAACTGAACTTACTAAGAGTGATAACATCAGAGAACTTGCTTTTTTTCTAATAAATCGAACCCCTGCGAGTAAAAATAATGTTCCCTTCCGATCTCAATGGCTAGACCACCTCAGAAGCGAGACGTATAACGGGTGGGAAGAATGGTTTATTGAAGAGTATATCCCTGCTAATACCCACAAGGGCATGAGATTTGAAATTGATAAGGATTTTAAATCTAAAATTAAGGAGCAATTTCCTAACATGCGTGGAGTGCCTGGAAGAGATAAGTTTAAGGATTTAGCTGATCGATCGCCTGGCATCTTCAGAGTTGTAAAGTGTAAAAAATCAAACAAGCGCTATATAGAAGTTCTAAAGGGCAAAGATCTTAATCAAAAGCTTGAAGATGATGTAAACGATCTAGATCAAGTCTACTCCATTCCACATTAA
- a CDS encoding helix-turn-helix transcriptional regulator translates to MTKLKLKEVLRELINEYDITVASLARKSGVPKTNLNNWLNGGSPNIEQVQKVADFFDVSFEYLAFGKKQSHSLDDLLDKVELHTGLYEISIKKVSKKRRI, encoded by the coding sequence ATGACTAAGCTAAAACTAAAAGAGGTTCTTAGAGAACTTATTAATGAATATGATATAACAGTTGCTTCACTAGCAAGGAAGTCTGGTGTGCCGAAAACTAATTTAAACAATTGGTTAAATGGTGGTTCTCCAAACATAGAACAAGTTCAAAAGGTGGCCGACTTCTTTGATGTATCCTTTGAATACTTGGCTTTTGGTAAAAAGCAGTCTCATTCATTAGATGATCTTCTTGATAAAGTTGAGCTGCACACTGGTCTCTATGAAATTTCAATCAAAAAGGTCAGCAAGAAAAGGAGGATATGA
- a CDS encoding site-specific integrase — MKNIKPFRPANYFKKEHENKGLYITWASPVDRGGGQISVAYKIQGEKKQFRTPRHKTVWMDEFDIEYCKVIIEEWKNGNNNSLGRGNLEPSFYIAHKVEFLNWLSKTCKHSTIYGYDRSLRMYSFPFLVEKLQLLHPKQWDVKSIERWEIFMSSQDLSSSSRNRHKSALRRYLRFLKLKGEIKVVPQILNEPESRESREKILPGELPEWDDVVGWIKGLPRGRYRFIMAICAGFGVRISEACAVTRRNFLGIKSSLYIDKKNDYIKTIKDAGLGALFLYVDTAIKAPVGADIIKVLGEPDNDPKTGPYTACCTNQEMANLIIEMIKNKEHQMQMTKEQITKEIASLPRDNSIFKFDQYRSHDYRRLNITLQSMDLDLESNVEICCRTHGHSSREMFLRYFQWGLTQRRNQVEAEDEDLIAFDIKA; from the coding sequence TTGAAGAATATAAAGCCCTTTAGACCTGCTAACTATTTCAAAAAGGAGCATGAAAATAAGGGGCTTTATATTACTTGGGCATCTCCTGTAGATCGTGGAGGTGGACAAATCTCTGTTGCCTATAAGATTCAAGGTGAGAAGAAGCAATTTAGAACTCCTAGGCATAAGACTGTATGGATGGATGAATTTGATATTGAGTATTGCAAGGTCATCATTGAAGAGTGGAAAAATGGTAATAATAACAGTCTGGGGAGAGGTAATCTTGAACCATCATTTTATATTGCTCACAAAGTTGAATTTTTAAATTGGCTTTCAAAAACATGCAAGCATTCAACGATTTATGGTTATGACAGAAGTCTAAGGATGTACTCATTTCCTTTTTTAGTAGAGAAACTTCAATTACTTCACCCAAAGCAGTGGGATGTTAAAAGTATAGAAAGATGGGAAATCTTCATGTCTTCACAAGATTTAAGCTCTTCTTCACGAAATAGACATAAAAGTGCATTGAGAAGATATTTGAGATTTTTAAAACTAAAAGGTGAAATAAAAGTAGTACCTCAAATACTCAATGAACCTGAATCAAGAGAGAGTAGAGAAAAGATTCTTCCTGGAGAATTACCAGAATGGGATGATGTTGTAGGTTGGATTAAGGGACTCCCTAGAGGTCGCTATCGATTCATTATGGCCATTTGTGCAGGATTTGGTGTTAGAATTTCAGAAGCATGTGCAGTGACCAGACGCAATTTCTTGGGTATAAAGTCCTCTTTGTATATAGATAAGAAAAATGACTATATCAAAACAATTAAAGATGCAGGACTTGGTGCCTTGTTTTTATATGTTGATACTGCAATTAAAGCACCTGTAGGAGCAGATATTATCAAAGTGTTAGGGGAGCCTGATAATGATCCTAAAACAGGTCCCTATACAGCTTGTTGCACTAACCAGGAAATGGCCAATCTCATTATTGAAATGATTAAAAATAAAGAGCATCAGATGCAGATGACTAAAGAGCAAATAACAAAGGAAATTGCGAGTCTTCCTAGAGATAACTCTATTTTCAAATTTGATCAGTATCGCTCTCATGATTACAGAAGATTAAATATTACTCTTCAATCTATGGATTTGGACTTAGAAAGTAATGTTGAAATTTGCTGTAGGACTCATGGTCATTCTAGTAGAGAGATGTTTTTAAGGTATTTTCAATGGGGATTAACTCAAAGAAGGAATCAGGTAGAAGCAGAGGATGAAGATTTGATTGCTTTTGATATAAAAGCTTAG
- a CDS encoding lysophospholipid acyltransferase family protein produces the protein MISLDFLAKKFNSFEQVLESKFSSYKDLLTSEEKSTLESTYQSLLKIYGETEDPWGLSVPKAKKSFEILYTIYRHYFKVRLFGKENIKNEQYMVISNHSGQIAIDGLMIGCAFAFENEPPRVLRLMVERFFTALPFINKWSSECGAVLGDRDNCLNLLKRGESLLIFPEGVRGVSKSTTNYYKVQEFTPGFFRMALKSGVKILPVAVVGAEEIFPYVYQASAVAKILKLPALPISANYFPLPSPIDIHVGKPIELPEDIDADSEDSLINPHIREIERVIQSMLTEGRKTRRPWAFSKKMNEDNGDE, from the coding sequence ATGATTTCATTAGATTTTTTAGCAAAAAAATTCAACTCTTTTGAACAGGTTCTTGAAAGTAAATTTTCAAGTTATAAGGACTTACTAACCAGTGAAGAAAAGAGCACTCTCGAAAGTACTTATCAAAGTCTTTTAAAGATTTATGGGGAGACAGAAGACCCTTGGGGCCTAAGTGTTCCAAAAGCCAAGAAGAGTTTTGAAATTCTTTATACAATTTATCGCCACTACTTTAAGGTGCGTTTATTTGGTAAAGAGAATATCAAAAATGAACAGTACATGGTTATATCCAATCACTCAGGTCAAATCGCCATTGATGGCCTCATGATTGGCTGTGCCTTCGCTTTTGAAAATGAACCACCTAGAGTTTTAAGGCTAATGGTTGAACGCTTTTTTACAGCTCTTCCCTTTATTAACAAATGGTCTTCTGAATGTGGTGCCGTTTTAGGTGATCGTGATAATTGCCTCAATCTTCTGAAAAGAGGTGAATCTCTTCTTATCTTTCCAGAAGGTGTAAGAGGCGTCTCTAAGAGCACAACTAACTATTATAAAGTTCAAGAGTTCACGCCGGGATTTTTTAGAATGGCACTAAAGAGTGGTGTAAAAATACTCCCCGTTGCAGTTGTTGGAGCCGAAGAGATATTTCCTTATGTTTACCAAGCAAGCGCAGTTGCTAAAATCTTGAAGCTTCCAGCACTGCCTATAAGTGCAAATTACTTCCCACTCCCATCACCTATTGATATTCATGTAGGTAAACCAATAGAATTACCAGAAGATATTGATGCAGATAGTGAGGATAGCTTAATTAATCCACATATTCGAGAAATAGAAAGAGTCATTCAATCAATGCTTACTGAAGGTAGGAAGACACGTAGACCTTGGGCATTTTCTAAAAAAATGAATGAGGATAACGGCGATGAATAA